In Anopheles bellator chromosome 2, idAnoBellAS_SP24_06.2, whole genome shotgun sequence, the genomic stretch AATggttccaaaaacaaaaaacatttacCATCACCAACAATACCGGACACCAACTGCAAAAGAACCACtgcaaaaaatcaagaaaTTGAATATCTTGCCCAATTCATcataacatttattttgtcCAATGCCTTAGTTTTCACGTAAATGTCTGGTTCTAAGAAGCTGTTTCGAAACCAGTATCAAATAAGCAGACGATGAGGTCAATTGAGCGAGTCGGAAGCTTTGTTTGAATGTCCAACTGAAATCGTAGCTCATCCGCCAGCGGTGACCTTCCTGGAAATACGTTGGAGACGAAATTCCGAAGTAGATCATGGGGCAAATCATAAAGTACAATGAGACGTAATAAAGCGGTAAGTTCTGCCTCGCGGCGTTCGTTCGCGGCAATTACATTCGAGGAGCATGATTCGCTGATTGGGACAAGCTCGCACAAATGTTCTGCTATTGTTTTCCAAGTTTGCTGCCCAGATACGCCGAAGCCCAagtaatgtttcatttggtAACTGTAGCGTGGCAAGTCGCGCTCGCACTCCATCCAGATGCGATTGATTAAAGAACGCAGAATATCATCGTTTAGCAACCTATCAGCAGTTGGATCCTGCAACGGTAGCTGATTGTGAATGATGGCCATGAAAAGTCGCACTTGCCAGGCGTCTGCGGTATTTGCATTCCGCTTGAACTCGATCAAAATCTGTAATACAAAAACGTGCACCACCTATTAAGACAAGAGTTgcacaaatttaaattaacgaATGTTTACCTTGCTAAGATCCATAAATATCGACAGTGCGTGAATACGATCATGCATAACACACTCGGACACTAATGGCACCAGGAGTTGTAAGGTGCTTCCATCGACAGTGGCCGCTGTTAGTCGGTCAGGTTCCAATTGTTCGTTCAGTGCACTATAGTGATCCAGGAGCAGTAGCTTGCGGACCAAACTGAGAACCATGGGTTGTGAATCAAACTCGAGTAGCTGCTGAGGATCGAACTTCCACGGTGTTCGGCGCCCGCTCGTGAGTGTTTGTAACCGAAGTGTCCTCTGGCGACTGGGATCTTCAATGCGCGATAGCCGGCCAACGCGCTGCTGTACCTCCACATAACCGCACGAGCGCAGTATTTTCCTGTGAACGAGGTTGTTGTTAGTGACACGTTAGTAGATCGAACAAAATTTTTTCTGATGAAATGACTACGCGTTTCTGTCAGCGCAAGATTTAACAGCCAATTACACGTAGCCGTTACCGTTACAATTACTTACTCCAATAGATGCCAATTGGGTTTGTGAAAGCAGATGTGCCAATAGCTATCGTCGATGATGCACACCTTAATAAGGGTGGCAAGCTCTGGTAGCATGCACGGTGCCATCAGCCGAATAGACTCATTCGGTTGATCACGAGTAACATACTCGATACGACATAGACAGAGCCCTGCGTCGCTGATGCTGCGTGGCACTAGGAGGCGCGGCTCTAGCGCCAGCACGTAAAGGTGACGAAATGCTTGCAAATGATAGCGGTTATCGTTGCTGTAGGTGGGAAACTTGGGAAAGAGGGCACATACTAAAGCAGCAATGGCCGCGGGAGATCGTGAGAGAGTGTACCGGCCGCCACCAAGAAAGAGAAACCCGAGTGCCATGTGAACCGCCATGAAGGAACCGTACGTGACGTAGCAACGGCCAACTCGCGCCCGCAGCATACGAATGACACGTAGGACACGCAAGTTTCCTGTGCCGGCGAGCACGAGCGATAACGCCAGgagcaccatcatcgtgcAGTTCTCGACCGCCTGGCTGCCGGCTAGTTTACCAACCGGGGCCTGTTGGCGCACCGTTATGAAGTAGCTGAGGTAGTCATAAAGCGTGTCGGCTGCCGTCGGATCCGCAGTTCCTGCGTACCGAAGTCCGATTGCTATCGCTCCCGAGCTGAGTATGTTGCAGTATGCTTGACAATAAATTTCGCCTTCACTTTTCGACAGCGGCAGGTTCAGCCAGTCCGGGTGCCCAGTTACACCGGGCCCTAGGTCGGGTGGTGCACTGCCTTCCCCGGCTCGATAGGCTTCGTGATAACGCTCCACGTTGGCAACGGTTTGATCGAGAACCGGTGGGACATGTTGCTGGACCCAGGCGGGCGTTGGTTCGATGGCATCCCAGAGGATTAGATGACGAGCGATGCCTCGCAGCAGTAGCAAATCCGGCCGTACGTAGCTTAGCTCGTAGTTGGTAGCAGGAGGCTGTAACCACCCAGCGATTGCTTCGTTGCCTGTTCGATGATACATTAGGCCTAGGGCAAGCGTAGCGCCGGGTGCCGTTACGTCAATGTTTACCGTTCCACCTTCGCGTATCTGGAACGAGGGGAGTTTGTATTTTTCCTTTTGGGCACCTTCTACTTGTCTTCGGGCACCACCGTGCATATAATAGTGCAGCGTGTCAGGCAACTCCAGGTCACGCAACACCGTGGAACGATCACCTTCACCGAGCGTCACCAGTCCGAGTGCTAAGCCCGCAGTCAACGAGTACGATTCACGCTCCACACAATTCTCCATCTCCGGGCCTGGTGGACGACCGATTTCCTGCAGCAACACCTCAGCGATGTGGCTCCGTGCAGAACCCTGGTACAGTAAACCAACTCCCATGAGTGTTGCAATCTGCAAATTCTGTGAAATGTCCAGTTCGACGGCCGTTGGTGGAAGTAACGCTTCCATGTGCACCGACAACAGCTTGGTCGTGACGAGATCCATCGTACCGCGATGAGTTGCCGAAAGGCCAAGCAGCAAACCCAACCGCACCATCTCATCCCCATTCACCATATAATCGAATATGCTGTTCGGCGATAAGTGGCGCAGATGACCACTCAACCCGAGGGCTAGCAAAAACCCTCCGTGTTCAGTAACCGCTTCGGGATGGATAGCTGCGGCAGTCCCCGTTGACTTTCCTGTTGCTCCCGGAGCGTTGTGCTTTATCCACGTCGAAGTGAGGTTCGGTGCGCTGGGGGTGATACGTAGACCGGCGGCCACACCATTGTGGAAGGAGGGCCACAGACCCATGTTGGTCGGCACTTCGATCTGGTGGATCTCAATGGTTGCCCCTCGTAACGCTTCTTTTCCCGACAGACACAGTTTCGGTATGGgcattgtttgtgtttcttgtgGTCGGTAAGTGGCCAACGTAAACATGCCCCGTCCTACGGGAAGGGCCATCGTGCGCAAGGAAATTGCGTACAGGCGCTTCTCTTGGTCCTCAAGGAAGTCATGATCAGAAACACTGGGGGCCTGTGGAATATCGATGAGGACGCGCTGCGAACTGTCGAGGAAAGAGCGCACGTCTTCGATGCGCTTGTCGTCTGGAAAACGTAATGCCAGTAACTGCCCGTCCAATCCATCCATACCATCGTCCGGTTCTAGCTtacaaccaccaccgttacagctaccgccaccgccaccatcatcccTGCCGCTCGCCGAGGACGAGCTACCACCGAGAACTCCGATGCTGGCACCCGTTCCTCCAGTTCCACCACCGTCTGGTTCGCTGGCATCCGTTAGCCATTGAATGAGTGCATCATCGATTGTCGCGGCCGTTTTCGACGATAAAGAATTTGCCGATTCATGCACACCATGGGCATTCAGCTCTGGACGCATCAACAGTTCGTAGACACTACCGGTAAGGCCATGCTGGGGCTGACGGCGGTAAGATTCAAGACACTGGAGCAGCACGTAACGGATTGCGGGAGGTAGGTGATCGATACGATCGCGCGTATATCCCCGTTCGATCATTATACGCACAATCGTCAGACCGCCAAGCGATCTTCCCGCCGAAGAACTGTCATCTTCACTAACTGTCTTTTCGCCTTTCGGCGGATGGTCAGTGGCGGTCCAATCGCCGATGGGAATAGCGAGGGATTCGAGCTGCTGTTTGATCCACGGAGTGAGACTGCGAACCCGATAAATCAGagctatcagcagcagcatgtccCGAGTAAGATCATTGATCCCAGGTAGACAGGGGAAGATGTCGAGTTGTTCGCCTGGATTGGTGCCACGATACACGAGATCCTCCATGTAGCGGAGCACGTGTGGAATCACTTCACCCTCGAACTCACCGCGTTGGGAAGTGGCCAGCCGAGCAAGAACCGCGGGATCCGTGATGCGGTATCGACTATGCAGCTGGCAAACGGCGAGATTAGGAATGTCATTGATGTAGTGTTCCTGAAAGGCACTGTTCTGAGCATCAGATGCCAAACTGTACAGAAACTCGCCGAGTAGGTGCTGCTCGTCGCGGAATCCTTTATCGAGCCGAAAGTCTTCGTAAAGTAAGTGCAGCGCCTGCCATAGCTCTGCCAAATGTGGATATAGTGGACGCTGGTCGTGCTGCTGATAAGGTCTCGGAGATGTTCCTTCATAGGCTTTAATTGGCTTCGTAATCTTTTGGTAAGTAGCGTGATGCAATAGAAACTCCCAATCACTGCCAGTGCCATGATGGCTTTCATCTTTACGGCGCTTCTTCGGTTCTTCGCCAGGTGAAGAAGGACACAGAGAACCAGGCGAAGGTGGCCGGCCTAGCATTATGAAGAGTAACCCCCGGAACTGTTCCCACTCCTGGTGCGTACTAAATTCCTGCGATCCAGGTGCGTTACGTGCCCCGTACCAACGTATGAAAAACTCGAGGGCAATATTATCGGGAAGTACATGCCGCAGAACGACGAGGGCGCGACGTATGAGCTGCGACTCGGTAACCGGTGGTAATGTCACCCGATACAAACGCTCGTTATCAAACACCAGCGTAAACCGATCATCGATGGCATCCCGCAGCGTCGTGCACTGCGGAAAGGTGGTGCCAAACGAAGAAGCGACTGTCGAACTGGTTGTTGCACCAAGGGGGCGTACTGGAGACAATAGGTGTAGCTCTTCCTCGAATTTGCTGTCCACATGAGCGGTTGCATTCGGTAGTAAACTGCTCCGACGGGGTAGCGCGCCGAAGGAGGATACTGTTGGTTGAGCACCCGGCGCTAGAGGTGGGTGTAAGAATGGAGCGTTAGTTGCTGACGCTGTAGTGGTGGTTGTTACTATTCCTGTTGTCGTAGACGTGAGAAAACACCCAGTAAGTGGACCGGTCATGTGAATCTTGCCAACACTGCTTGGTCCGCTGTATAGCATCAGCTTGCCGGACGGTGCGATTACGACGATCATGTTGAGGCGCTCAATAGAAACTGCCGCTCGGGCGGATATCTTGTGGCTCTTGCAGATCACGTTAGTGGCTGGCTCGTACTGGAGTAGCGTCAAGCACATTTTTTTAGGCCGCAAGTAGCATAAATATCGATTATCAACAAGATCAGTGTGTAGAAAACCTAACGTCGCCGCCTCTCCGACACTATAATAATGGAGCAAAACTTGAAATGATTGAATGGTAAACGTATAATTTTAGGAAAGAACTTACCAGCCATAAGGTGAGCCCTTGGAGGTGGTGTGCTCTTCAGTCCAGATGTGCTTTAGTGCGTACTCGGCGGTGATTGGCTTCGAAGGTTCGGCCACACCGAAACGCCGATGATCGTGCGAATCGTTCACTTCTTCGCACAGCATCGACTGGAGAAAAGAGAGCTGCGACATGGCGAGACTGGATGAGGCGCGACCACCGCCAACCATGCTACTTGTCGTGGCATCCAGACTAGCGTTGCTGTCTCGTGCAATTCCACCACTGCCACCCAAATCCGTTCCCTGCACACGGCTGGAAGCCAAGCTTCGCTGAGTGGTCGATGCGTTATGATGGCGTGCGAGTAGTGAACTTTTGTACATGCTTGTAGACGGTGTGATGTACTGACCGCCAGTGGAAGTTCGACCCCCGACGCTAGACTTTTGACCCGCACTGTAATTACCAAATCCTTGGAGAGGGCATTCCGAAGGTGGTGGACACTCTGACGCTGGCCGCAAGCGACATACAAAGTGCGTGTCCCGTTGCTTGTCGTATAACAGAACCAACTCCAATTGTTCGCACGTGAACACAACACGGTACTGCGGTTCAGTAAGGTACGTGGCTACCGAAGTGCTGGAAGCATGTTGTAGCAGAACCGGTCGCATGTCGTCGGTCGGATAGGTAAGAGTAAAGAGGCGCGGCATTGGGATTGCTTCCGTCTCCAGCACCGACCGGGAAGGGTCCTTCTCCAAGAGAATGCCGCAGGGTATAAGCCAAATGGCTGCAATTGGGCATTCCACCTTGGCAGCATAGGTTTCACCGGTGTCACAGTACACCTGCAACACATCACGATCCACGAGACAGATTCCGGTCCTAGGTGTGCCGGTATCCCCTTTTTCAGCAGGCTCCGTATCCGGAACGAGAAAGCGCGCCggagcaaaaaatgcaaatttgatgGCATTGTCACAAGTTAGAGCAGTCTGAAGAAGACCGGTTGAAGCGATACAACTACCGCCAGCGTTACGCGTCCAGACGGCCGTACTACCACGTACGTACAACTCCTCTTCGGTGCAATGGAACGGCGCAATGGCTTGCAATTCATAACGTTTCCCGCTCGCGGTCTCTTTTCGCTGTGGCGACGACCCAATCGGTACGGCACGCAGCGTGTAGAACTCGTCCACCGATTTTTCCTCGTCAAGTGAAAGGTTAACATCTTGCATACGCTGCAACAGCAAGAATTCAGCCGGCGGGACCTGCCTGGCGGTGATGGGTCCAGTGTGTTGCTCCACCGCCTGACGGCCTCGTGGAATGAATTCCTAGGAATTTAAGATTCGTACAGAAAATAACACACAGAAACTGGTAACAGCAACACACTTACCAGTGGCTCTGAGGCGGTTATCATTACTTCGCTTTTTTCATCCAGATTTGCAATATTCGAATACCGTGGACATAACAGGCCGTAAGACTATACCTGCAGCAAAGGACGCCGGCGGTTAAAGGTACGTATGTAAAACGATCGGCAGACACTGAGTCGCTTTTTTGCACGGTACACCAACCGGCTACACAATGCCCGCGCCCGCCATATCAACGTTCAAATGGCATGAGTTTTGACAATCCGTTGCTTCTTCGTCTTCATTTTGTTCTTGTTGATACGTCTCGCAGATGCGGCTAATGGATTTTTTGGTCGTTGTTCAAATAAATACAGGGAATAGAAATAGTAAAATGCCAAACGCGATTTATTTTCGTGGGTTGGAAAAAATATTAACGcgattgaaataattttttaaagatgaaaatgggaaactAGAACGTTCAAAGATTCCGTTCTGTTGATTTTCGGTAAATTGTGTTTGTATACAAACGATGCAATGTTTCAGACTCACTAGGCAGAGAGTTACGATCATGCTCATTAGGCAATTAAGCATAGTTCAAAAAGTCTGTTAAATATATTACAATGGACAATATTAAATGGCTTCGTACGATTTGGTGAGTACTTAGGTGAGTATTTCGTAAATGATTATGATTACATTACAACAACACTCTGCGAAGCCTGCGTGTGGTCTGCAATTATGGAATGGATGGGAATGGTTGCAATTTATGGATGGATAAAATGGAGCCGAATTGTGATGGTTTTTTATACTGACCTGAAGAAGGTTAATACGACTGGGcgcaatttgaatttctcaGGAACAAGCGAGCAGATTCGAAAGACATTAGGAACAAGAATGACACGCAGTGAATCGAGACGGTAAATTTGTAATAAATCTTTCAATGATATGCAAGTTTTGTTTGTATCGAGTTAATCTTCTGAatgaagttttatttattgtacaaTTCCGCGGTTTTGAGGAAAGACTGCAGCAACCTATTCCGGTCAATTGGGCAAGGAAAAGTTAACAGTGGCATATTTCGACAAAAAAGTCTGTCTTGAAAAGTCTCTCTTCAAAAGTCTTGAAGCGCTAAAGGAAAAACCATTCGTTTGGCAAATACTTATGGATATCGATTGCTGAAAACCCATCTTGGGCGATACCATCGATTGCAAGACGTTACCGGAGATGGTGGAATTATAAAACGGAATTGCGAAACGTTTGGAAAACGGTTCCTCTGTTCCATCACATTTATTTATCTCCACGTATTCAACATTTGAACacgtattttaatttttaacgtattaaacaaaaaaagtatAATTGAGGAATTGCCCTCCAACAAATAATTGAATGTTAAACGGttgcaaacgaaaaataatttcataacaAACTTCTATCAATAAAGAGTTTGTGACACATTTTCGGAAGAAGAAtcctattttattatttcgtcATCAATGCCAcagaatattgaaaaatgagcGATGTATGGTGATGAGTTGGGAAGATTCTATAGCTTGTAACAACTTATGGTATGGAATGTTGACAACTTATGCATGATCGAATTGACCACACTAAAGTCTATAATATCGGATATTTTCCCGGTGTTCAACACACCAATTTATGGGTAAGATTAGAAGTGGAAAATTTTACCACCCGCTCTTCGACCTTGCTGTGTGATTCGGTTGGTGATACTGGTAGAGGAAATGTGGGATGTACTATAAACACTGTCATCTATTATTTCTAGCTGCGGAGTCGGATTGGTTTGTTGAAGATTTTAtcatcgattgatcgatcgtttggTATCCAAAACAGGTGAAAACAGAGAAGTGAAGCAACGAGTGCACAATGCACGAAattgaaagagagaaagagaagaagaaaaagaacgataTAAGATCAGCcaatgaaaaattgataatATAATATCattgtatttcattttacATTGAATTTTCCATGCGCCACTGTACACTTTTCGCAGGATCTTCACCAAGCACCATTCATTCTCTTGCTGACTAAACCTACAACTTATGGTCGTGACATTTTACCTACATTAGTCTCTTTTTTGATTGCCTACACATCACGTTgtaaaattaagaaaaaatgTAACCTAACAGCTCCAGAATGCCGCAATCTTTCGAACAATGTAGGTAATCTGATCGGtatattttgaaacattttttccTAATGATTTCATAAGAAACAGTTTTCAACACTACCAGTTAACCTAGTCATTCATTTCTCATGTTAACCATGCTCTAAGACTCCAGCGTATTTGCTACCGTTATACATTCCTTTTCTTTGTTATATAAgtgaacatttcaattaaagtttTACTTCTATATATTCTAAGTACACCGACAATAATCAGCTACCCAGGCGTACACACAAAATATTCACTTTGTTTGCATTTCACGGTTCGCTTTAACTTAGCAGAGCAAACATAACAAGGAATCATAAAGTAAAATCTGATAAACATTAACAGAGATGTTCCGATCGAACCTGAATATCTCTTTGTAGTTGTACCTTTGTTCAAATTGAGAAAGGAACATTAACACAAAGCATGAGATTTTCTCGAATTATGCAGTTgaaatcataaatatttttagcGACCTACCGCTAACGCTAGAAGCTTTCTTGGACGTATCCAATTACATGCACATGTTTGTGCCCTTTTCCAGTCGCAATGATCAGAGATCT encodes the following:
- the LOC131207671 gene encoding anaphase-promoting complex subunit 1 is translated as MITASEPLEFIPRGRQAVEQHTGPITARQVPPAEFLLLQRMQDVNLSLDEEKSVDEFYTLRAVPIGSSPQRKETASGKRYELQAIAPFHCTEEELYVRGSTAVWTRNAGGSCIASTGLLQTALTCDNAIKFAFFAPARFLVPDTEPAEKGDTGTPRTGICLVDRDVLQVYCDTGETYAAKVECPIAAIWLIPCGILLEKDPSRSVLETEAIPMPRLFTLTYPTDDMRPVLLQHASSTSVATYLTEPQYRVVFTCEQLELVLLYDKQRDTHFVCRLRPASECPPPSECPLQGFGNYSAGQKSSVGGRTSTGGQYITPSTSMYKSSLLARHHNASTTQRSLASSRVQGTDLGGSGGIARDSNASLDATTSSMVGGGRASSSLAMSQLSFLQSMLCEEVNDSHDHRRFGVAEPSKPITAEYALKHIWTEEHTTSKGSPYGCVGEAATLGFLHTDLVDNRYLCYLRPKKMCLTLLQYEPATNVICKSHKISARAAVSIERLNMIVVIAPSGKLMLYSGPSSVGKIHMTGPLTGCFLTSTTTGIVTTTTTASATNAPFLHPPLAPGAQPTVSSFGALPRRSSLLPNATAHVDSKFEEELHLLSPVRPLGATTSSTVASSFGTTFPQCTTLRDAIDDRFTLVFDNERLYRVTLPPVTESQLIRRALVVLRHVLPDNIALEFFIRWYGARNAPGSQEFSTHQEWEQFRGLLFIMLGRPPSPGSLCPSSPGEEPKKRRKDESHHGTGSDWEFLLHHATYQKITKPIKAYEGTSPRPYQQHDQRPLYPHLAELWQALHLLYEDFRLDKGFRDEQHLLGEFLYSLASDAQNSAFQEHYINDIPNLAVCQLHSRYRITDPAVLARLATSQRGEFEGEVIPHVLRYMEDLVYRGTNPGEQLDIFPCLPGINDLTRDMLLLIALIYRVRSLTPWIKQQLESLAIPIGDWTATDHPPKGEKTVSEDDSSSAGRSLGGLTIVRIMIERGYTRDRIDHLPPAIRYVLLQCLESYRRQPQHGLTGSVYELLMRPELNAHGVHESANSLSSKTAATIDDALIQWLTDASEPDGGGTGGTGASIGVLGGSSSSASGRDDGGGGGSCNGGGCKLEPDDGMDGLDGQLLALRFPDDKRIEDVRSFLDSSQRVLIDIPQAPSVSDHDFLEDQEKRLYAISLRTMALPVGRGMFTLATYRPQETQTMPIPKLCLSGKEALRGATIEIHQIEVPTNMGLWPSFHNGVAAGLRITPSAPNLTSTWIKHNAPGATGKSTGTAAAIHPEAVTEHGGFLLALGLSGHLRHLSPNSIFDYMVNGDEMVRLGLLLGLSATHRGTMDLVTTKLLSVHMEALLPPTAVELDISQNLQIATLMGVGLLYQGSARSHIAEVLLQEIGRPPGPEMENCVERESYSLTAGLALGLVTLGEGDRSTVLRDLELPDTLHYYMHGGARRQVEGAQKEKYKLPSFQIREGGTVNIDVTAPGATLALGLMYHRTGNEAIAGWLQPPATNYELSYVRPDLLLLRGIARHLILWDAIEPTPAWVQQHVPPVLDQTVANVERYHEAYRAGEGSAPPDLGPGVTGHPDWLNLPLSKSEGEIYCQAYCNILSSGAIAIGLRYAGTADPTAADTLYDYLSYFITVRQQAPVGKLAGSQAVENCTMMVLLALSLVLAGTGNLRVLRVIRMLRARVGRCYVTYGSFMAVHMALGFLFLGGGRYTLSRSPAAIAALVCALFPKFPTYSNDNRYHLQAFRHLYVLALEPRLLVPRSISDAGLCLCRIEYVTRDQPNESIRLMAPCMLPELATLIKVCIIDDSYWHICFHKPNWHLLEKILRSCGYVEVQQRVGRLSRIEDPSRQRTLRLQTLTSGRRTPWKFDPQQLLEFDSQPMVLSLVRKLLLLDHYSALNEQLEPDRLTAATVDGSTLQLLVPLVSECVMHDRIHALSIFMDLSKILIEFKRNANTADAWQVRLFMAIIHNQLPLQDPTADRLLNDDILRSLINRIWMECERDLPRYSYQMKHYLGFGVSGQQTWKTIAEHLCELVPISESCSSNVIAANERREAELTALLRLIVLYDLPHDLLRNFVSNVFPGRSPLADELRFQLDIQTKLPTRSIDLIVCLFDTGFETAS